A region of Amblyraja radiata isolate CabotCenter1 chromosome 22, sAmbRad1.1.pri, whole genome shotgun sequence DNA encodes the following proteins:
- the anks4b gene encoding ankyrin repeat and SAM domain-containing protein 4B, whose protein sequence is MGDRYHKAARDGYLGPLKEATRKDLNGPDEDGMTPTLWAAFHGHLEALQLICSRGGDPDMCDVWGNTCLHHAAINGHLHILSFLVNFGANVWALDVASRSALEAAAGKGRMECVRLLDGAVLRQTADNPRLATRKRERARKECTRRARDCERLQRKQQERMNKRLGRDEGAGVSAGAAEGDGAEPSLPGSGSLTLASLLKGSLHKKLGKRGTGGKIPGARPGSDVIFAGQAVAVSPDSGPIQGEDPDDRESLFKRPGLGNMLFRRNFGPGLSEELDDIGSQTQPALLELGDSEEDQEVLGEEELDELPWKEQELGLDDEDVETTPLEVFLAAHNMSEFLPSLVQEHIDLDSLMLCSDVDLRTIHLPLGPRKKILSAVEKRKLILETSCELVDTML, encoded by the exons ATGGGCGACCGCTATCACAAGGCGGCCCGGGACGGCTACTTGGGCCCGCTGAAGGAAGCCACCAGAAAGGACCTCAATGGCCCGGACGAGGACGGGATGACTCCCACGCTGTGGGCGGCTTTCCACGGCCACTTGGAGGCTCTACAGCTGATTTGCAGCCGGGG AGGAGACCCGGACATGTGTGATGTCTGGGGCAACACGTGCCTGCATCACGCCGCCATTAACGGCCACCTCCACATCCTCTCGTTCCTGGTCAACTTTGGCGCCAACGTGTGGGCTCTGGACGTGGCGAGTCGCTCGGCGCTGGAGGCGGCGGCGGGGAAGGGCCGCATGGAGTGTGTGCGGCTGTTGGACGGGGCAGTGCTGCGGCAGACGGCCGACAACCCGCGGCTGGCGACAcggaagagggagagggcgaggaagGAGTGCACCAGGCGGGCTCGGGATTGCGAGCGGCTCCAGAGGAAGCAGCAGGAGCGGATGAACAAGCGGCTGGGCCGGGACGAGGGTGCGGGGGTCAGCGCCGGGGCAGCCGAGGGAGACGGAGCCGAACCCAGTCTCCCCGGGTCGGGCAGCCTCACCCTCGCCTCCTTGCTGAAGGGATCGCTGCACAAGAAGCTCGGCAAGAGGGGGACCGGAGGGAAGATTCCGGGTGCGCGGCCCGGCAGCGATGTCATCTTCGCGGGGCAGGCGGTCGCCGTCTCTCCCGACTCCGGGCCCATCCAGGGCGAAGATCCCGACGACCGGGAATCGCTCTTCAAACGTCCCGGATTGGGAAACATGCTCTTCAGGCGCAACTTCGGCCCGGGCTTGAGCGAAGAGCTGGATGACATTGGATCCCAGACCCAGCCGGCTCTCCTGGAGCTTGGAGACAGCGAGGAGGACCAGGAGGTCCTCGGCGAGGAAGAGTTGGACGAGCTGCCCTGGAAAGAGCAGGAGCTGGGACTGGACGATGAAGATGTGGAGACCACCCCTCTCGAGGTCTTCCTGGCCGCCCACAACATGAGCGAGTTCCTGCCCTCTCTGGTCCAGGAACACATCGACCTCGATTCCCTCATGCTCTGCTCCGACGTGGATCTCCGGACCATCCACCTCCCTCTGGGGCCCCGGAAAAAAATACTCTCAGCAGTTGAGAAGAGAAAATTAATTCTGGAAACTAGCTGCGAGCTGGTGGACACCATGTTGTAA
- the dxo gene encoding decapping and exoribonuclease protein isoform X2 translates to MEKRLDTSGDSRWRSVKRKSDDTSEGQRQGGGKLCPSRKNTGDTRAHSLPVLPAHYDLKFPDYRQPVEIGCFSLDSHRQLFNDDRQLRFCRMPPDKKPRFNLRDGFKDRYIKRNDSVKEKLDHVLKWILLNRQKFPTLAGERGSPAVTNQLHTDFITWRGHLTKILTTPYENREGWLMAVTLFNGTYYMSEVETEEARCQREQRTEQQQELMYGGYKFEQYLCADKAEGSPDPSGVVNTNEAFCCVVRTRLDGHSLVFSGEVDCKDNSDPRLKPPQCYVELKTSREIYSPNQDKNFLRFKLIKWWAQSFLPGVPQIVAGFRDDSGTVVSLQTFETMKIHHLVKNERGCWKPAVCLNFCNAFLSFVKQVVTLDNHRMVTLFSWEPGKDVSYTLHSDGAFGFLPGWYVGSVFGHSGTLGTAGEKVPDI, encoded by the exons ATGGAGAAGCGATTGGACACCAGCGGAGATTCGCGGTGGAGAAGTGTCAAGCGGAAATCAGATGATACTTCGGAGGGGCAGCGACAGGGCGGGGGGAAGCTCTGCCCCTCGCGCAAGAACACGGGTGACACACGTGCCCACTCTCTGCCCGTGTTGCCGGCCCATTATGACCTGAAGTTTCCCGACTACAGGCAGCCGGTGGAGATCGGCTGCTTCTCGCTGGACTCCCACCGGCAGCTCTTTAACGACGACAGGCAGCTGAGGTTCTGCAGAATGCCCCCGGACAAGAAGCCACGCTTCAACCTGCGAGACGGATTCAAAGACAGATACATAAAGCGCAACGACAGCGTGAAGGAAAAGTTGGACCACGTCCTGAAGTGGATTTTGCTCAACAGACAGAAGTTCCCCACGCTGGCCGGAGAGAGGGGCTCCCCTGCCGTGACAAA TCAGCTGCACACGGACTTTATCACGTGGAGAGGGCACCTGACAAAGATCCTCACCACCCCTTATGAGAACAGAGAGGGCTGGCTGATGGCCGTGACGCTTTTTAATGGCACCTATTACATGAGTGAGGTGGAGACTGAGGAGGCCAGGTGCCAGAGGGAGCAGAGGACTGAGCAGCAGCAAGAGCTGATGTACGGAGGATATAAGTTTGAGCAGTACCTGTGTGCAG ATAAAGCGGAAGGGAGCCCGGATCCGTCCGGAGTGGTGAACACCAACGAGGCGTTCTGCTGCGTGGTCCGAACCCGACTGGACGGCCACTCCCTCGTGTTCTCGGGCGAGGTGGATTGCAAGGACAACTCTGATCCGCGGCTAAAGCCCCCTCAGTGCTACGTGGAGCTGAAGACCAGCCGAGAGATCTACAGTCCTAACCAGGACAAGAACTTCCTCAG ATTTAAACTGATCAAATGGTGGGCACAGTCCTTCTTGCCAGGAGTTCCTCAAATCGTTGCGGGATTTCGGGATGACAGTGGCACGGTGGTCTCACTTCAGACTTTCGAAACAATGAAGATTCATCACTTGGTCAAG AACGAGCGGGGTTGCTGGAAGCCGGCCGTCTGCCTGAACTTCTGCAACGCCTTCCTGTCCTTCGTAAAGCAAGTGGTGACCCTCGACAATCACCG GATGGTGACCCTTTTCTCCTGGGAGCCTGGAAAAGATGTTTCATACACATTGCACTCAGACGGTGCGTTTGGCTTTCTCCCAGGCTGGTATGTGGGGAGTGTGTTTGGACATTCGGGGACTTTGGGTACTGCAGGTGAGAAAGTCCCCGACATCTGA